A window of the Mus musculus strain C57BL/6J chromosome 18, GRCm38.p6 C57BL/6J genome harbors these coding sequences:
- the Pcdhb17 gene encoding protocadherin beta-16 precursor, with amino-acid sequence METAWMCNLRQRQVLAFFVLLHVSGAGAELGPYSIEEETERGSFVANLGKDLGVDLAEISNRRARIISQENKEHLQLNLQSGDLLINEKLDREELCGPIEPCVLHFQVLMENPLEVFQAELRVMDINDYSPVFSEREMILRILENSALGDTFPLNNALDSDVAINNIQTYRLSSNSHFLVVTRNRSDGRKYPELVLEKELDREEEPELRLTLTALDGGAPPRSGTAQVLIEVVDINDNAPKFQQPTYRVQIPENSPTGSLVLTVSANDLDSGDYGKVLYALSQPSEDISKTLEVNPVTGEIRLRKEVDFETIPSYEVDIKATDGGGLSGKCTLLLKVVDVNDNAPEVMLSALTSPVPENSPDEVVAVFSVKDPDSANNGKMIASIEEDLPFLLKSSGKNFYTLVTKRALDREEREKYNITITVSDLGTPRLTTQHTITVQVSDTNDNAPAFNQTSYTLFVRENNSPAMHIGTISATDSDAGSNSHISYSLLPSHDPQLALDSLISINADNGQLFALRALDYEALQAFEFHVGAIDQGSPALSSQALVRVVVLDDNDNAPFVLYPMQNSSAPCTELLPRAAEPGYLVTKVVAVDRDSGQNAWLSFQLLKATEPGLFSVWAHNGEVRTTRLLSERDVPKHRLVLLVKDNGDPPRSASVTLHVLVVDGFSQPYLPLPEVARNPAHDEDALTLYLVIALASVSSLFLLSVLLFVGVRLCRRARSASLSGYSVPEGHIPGHLVDVRGVGTLSQSYQYDVCLMGDSSGTSEFNFLKPVFPSSLDQCSGKEIEENSSLHNSFGFHH; translated from the coding sequence ATGGAGACTGCATGGATGTGCAATCTGAGACAAAGGCAAGTCCtggctttctttgttttgctgcatgtgtcaggggcaggggcagaactGGGCCCCTATTCCAtagaggaagaaacagagaggggCTCCTTTGTGGCAAATCTTGGGAAAGATCTGGGGGTGGACCTGGCAGAGATATCCAATCGCAGGGCTCGGATCATTTCCCAAGAAAACAAAGAGCATTTGCAGCTCAACCTTCAATCTGGAGATCTGCTCATAAATGAGAAACTGGACCGAGAGGAGCTATGTGGCCCCATTGAGCCGTGTGTTCTACACTTCCAAGTGTTAATGGAAAACCCTTTAGAGGTATTTCAGGCTGAACTGAGGGTGATGGACATAAATGACTATTCTCCGGTGTTCAGTGAAAGAGAAATGATACTGAGAATACTAGAAAACAGTGCTCTGGGAGATACATttcctttaaataatgctctggACTCAGACGTAGCAATCAACAATATCCAGACCTATAGGCTCAGCTCAAACTCTCATTTCCTGGTTGTAACCCGCAACCGCAGTGATGGCAGGAAgtacccagagctggtgctggagaaagaactGGATCGAGAGGAGGAACCTGAGCTGAGGTTAACTCTGACAGCTTTGGATGGTGGCGCTCCTCCCCGGTCTGGGACGGCACAGGTTCTCATTGAAGTAGTGGACATCAACGATAATGCACCCAAGTTTCAGCAGCCAACATACCGAGTGCAAATTCCCGAGAACAGTCCCACCGGTTCTCTGGTACTCACAGTCTCAGCCAATGACTTGGACAGTGGAGATTATGGAAAAGTATTGTATGCACTTTCTCAGCCTTCAGAAGATATTAGCAAAACGTTAGAAGTAAACCCTGTAACCGGGGAGATTCGGCTACGAAAAGAGGTGGATTTTGAAACTATTCCCTCTTATGAAGTGGATATCAAGGCCACGGATGGGGGAGGTCTCTCAGGAAAATGCACGCTGTTACTGAAGGTGGTGGACGTGAATGACAATGCCCCAGAAGTGATGCTATCTGCTCTTACCAGCCCAGTCCCAGAAAACTCCCCGGACGAGGTAGTTGCTGTTTTCAGTGTTAAAGATCCTGATTCAGCGAACAATGGAAAAATGATTGCCTCCATCGAAGAAGatcttccctttcttctaaaaTCTTCAGGGAAGAACTTTTACACTTTAGTGACCAAGAGAGCACTtgacagggaagaaagagagaaatacaaCATCACCATCACTGTCTCTGACCTGGGCACACCCAGGCTCACAACCCAGCACACCATAACAGTGCAGGTCTCTGACACCAATGACAACGCCCCCGCCTTCAACCAAACCTCATACACCCTGTTCGTCCGCGAGAACAACAGCCCCGCCATGCACATAGGCACCATCAGTGCCACAGACTCTGACGCTGGCTCCAATTCCCACATCAGCTACTCGCTGTTGCCTTCCCACGACCCGCAGCTGGCCCTGGACTCGCTCATCTCCATCAACGCAGACAATGGGCAGCTGTTCGCGCTCAGGGCGCTGGACTATGAGGCCCTGCAGGCCTTTGAGTTCCACGTGGGTGCAATAGACCAAGGCTCACCTGCGCTCAGCAGCCAAGCGCTGGTGCGCGTGGTGGTGCTGGACGACAATGACAATGCGCCCTTCGTGCTCTACCCGATGCAGAACTCCTCTGCGCCTTGCACAGAACTGCTGCCCAGGGCGGCGGAACCCGGATACCTGGTCACCAAGGTGGTGGCTGTGGATCGCGACTCTGGCCAGAATGCCTGGCTGTCATTCCAACTTCTCAAGGCTACGGAGCCCGGGCTGTTCAGCGTGTGGGCGCACAATGGCGAGGTACGCACTACCAGACTGCTGAGCGAGCGCGATGTGCCCAAGCACAGGCTGGTCCTGCTGGTCAAGGACAATGGCGATCCTCCGCGCTCTGCCAGCGTCACGCTGCACGTGCTAGTGGTGGATGGCTTCTCTCagccctacctgcctctgccagagGTGGCGCGCAATCCCGCGCACGATGAGGACGCTCTAACACTGTATCTGGTCATAGCCTTGGCATCtgtgtcttctctcttcctcttgtctgTGCTGCTGTTTGTGGGGGTGAGGCTGTGCAGGAGGGCCAGGTCGGCCTCTCTGAGTGGTTATTCCGTGCCTGAGGGCCACATTCCTGGCCATCTGGTGGATGTCAGAGGTGTGGGGACCCTGTCCCAGAGCTACCAGTATGATGTATGTCTGATGGGCGATTCTTCTGGGACCAGTGAGTTTAACTTCTTAAAGCCAGTTTTCCCTAGCTCTCTAGACCAGTGCTctggtaaagaaatagaggaaaattCCTCACTCCACAATAGTTTTGGATTTCATCATTAA
- the Pcdhb18 gene encoding protocadherin beta-18 precursor: MAARGSCVSRQRQVLFLFLLGGLCLAGSELGRYSVTEETERGSFVANLAKDLGLGVEALAAKRTRVVCDDNKQHLFLDSHTGDLLTNEKLDREKLCGPTEPCMLYFQILMDNPFQIYRAELRILDINDHSPIFQDKKMILKILENTAVGTTFRLERAQDSDGGRNGIQNYTISPNTFFHITVHNSDEGMIYPELVLDKALDWEGQPEFSLTLTALDGGSPPRSGTATIHILVLDINDNAPQFPQELYEIQAPENSPIGLVVIKVTGEDVDSGVNAEISYSFFDASEDIRATFQINPFSGEITLKALLDYEFIKSYKLNVQAVDGGGLSARCTVLVRVLDVNDNAPELIMSSLVNEVVENSPETVLAVFRINDRDSGENGKMVCHIQENLPFLLKPSVDNFYILMTEGALDRESRAEYNITITVSDLGTPRLTTQHTIRVQVSDINDNAPAFNQTSYTLFVRENNSPAMHIGTISATDSDAGSNAHITYSLLPTQDLQMTLTSLVSINADNGQLFAIKALDYEALQAFEFHVGATDRGSPELSSQALVRVVVLDDNDNAPFVLYPMQNASAPYTELLPRTAEPGYLVTKVVAVDRDSGQNAWLSFQLLKATEPGLFSVWAHNGEVRTTRLLSERDVPKHRLLLLVKDNGDPPRSASVTLQVLLVDGFSQPYLPLPEVAHNPTQGEEDVLTLYLVIALASVSSLFLLSVLLFVGVRLCRRARAASLGGCSVPEGHFPGHLVDVSGTGTLSQNYQYEVCLMGGSSGTSDFKFLKSIYPEVHAYSSQDNSDGNPTF, encoded by the coding sequence ATGGCAGCCAGAGGATCATGTGTCTCCAGACAAAGGCAAGTGCTATTTCTCTTCCTGCTCGGGGGTCTGTGTTTGGCAGGTTCTGAGCTTGGACGTTATTCAGTGACTGAGGAAACAGAAAGGGGATCATTTGTGGCGAACCTAGCAAAGGATCTAGGGCTAGGGGTGGAAGCACTGGCTGCAAAGAGAACTAGGGTGGTTTGTGATGATAACAAACAGCACTTGTTTCTGGATTCTCACACTGGAGATTTGCTCACAAATGAGAAACTGGACCGTGAGAAGCTGTGCGGCCCCACAGAGCCCTGCATGCTTTATTTCCAAATTTTAATGGATAACCCCTTTCAGATTTACCGGGCTGAGCTGAGAATTCTGGATATAAATGATCACTCACccatattccaggacaaaaagatgattttaaaaatactagAAAACACAGCTGTGGGAACAACATTTCGATTAGAAAGAGCACAAGACTCAGATGGCGGACGGAATGGCATCCAAAACTACACCATCAGCCCCAACACTTTTTTTCATATTACCGTTCATAACAGCGATGAAGGAATGATATATCCTGAGCTTGTGCTAGACAAAGCTCTGGATTGGGAGGGGCAGCCAGAGTTCAGTCTAACACTCACTGCACTTGATGGTGGGTCTCCACCCAGGTCTGGGACAGCCACTATACATATTCTGGTTTTGGACATCAATGATAATGCCCCACAGTTTCCCCAAGAACTGTATGAAATCCAGGCTCCAGAAAACAGTCCAATAGGCCTTGTTGTCATTAAAGTCACCGGAGAAGATGTAGACTCTGGAGTCAATGCAGAAATATCCTATTCGTTTTTTGATGCTTCTGAGGATATTCGAGCAACCTTTCAAATCAATCCTTTCTCTGGGGAAATCACTCTCAAAGCCTTGCTTGACTATGAGTTCATAAAGTCCTATAAGTTAAATGTACAAGCAGTTGATGGTGGGGGCCTTTCGGCGAGATGTACGGTTCTAGTGCGGGTTTTAGACGTTAATGACAACGCCCCTGAACTGATCATGTCATCACTTGTCAACGAAGTTGTTGAGAACTCACCTGAAACCGTGCTGGCAGTTTTTAGGATTAATGACAGAGACTCTGGAGAGAATGGAAAAATGGTTTGCCACATTCAAGAAAATCTACCTTTCCTTTTAAAACCTTCCGTGGACAATTTTTACATCCTAATGACAGAAGGAGCACTGGACAGAGAGAGCAGAGCTGAATACAACATCACCATCACTGTCTCTGACCTGGGCACACCCAGGCTCACAACCCAGCACACCATAAGAGTACAGGTATCTGATATCAATGACAACGCCCCCGCCTTCAACCAAACCTCATACACCCTGTTCGTTCGCGAGAACAACAGCCCCGCCATGCACATAGGCACCATCAGCGCCACAGACTCTGACGCTGGCTCCAATGCCCACATCACCTACTCGCTGCTGCCAACCCAAGACCTACAGATGACCCTCACCTCGCTGGTCTCTATCAATGCTGACAACGGGCAACTGTTTGCAATCAAGGCTCTGGACTATGAAGCCTTACAGGCCTTCGAGTTCCACGTGGGTGCCACAGACCGAGGCTCACCTGAGCTCAGCAGCCAGGCTCTAGTGCGCGTGGTGGTGCTGGACGACAATGACAATGCGCCCTTCGTGCTCTACCCGATGCAGAACGCTTCTGCGCCCTACACCGAGCTGCTGCCCAGGACCGCAGAGCCCGGCTACCTGGTCACCAAGGTGGTGGCTGTGGACCGCGACTCTGGACAGAATGCCTGGCTGTCATTCCAGCTACTCAAGGCCACGGAGCCCGGGCTGTTCAGTGTGTGGGCTCACAATGGCGAGGTGCGCACCACCAGGCTGCTGAGCGAGCGCGATGTGCCCAAGCACAGGCTGCTGCTGCTAGTCAAGGACAATGGCGATCCTCCGCGCTCTGCCAGTGTCACACTGCAGGTGCTGCTGGTGGATGGCTTCTCTCagccctacctgcctctgccagagGTGGCGCACAATCCCACTCAAGGGGAAGAGGATGTGCTCACGCTGTACCTGGTCATAGCCTTGGCATCtgtgtcttctctcttcctcttgtctgTGCTGCTGTTTGTGGGGGTGAGACTGTGCAGGAGGGCCAGGGCGGCCTCTCTTGGGGGCTGCTCCGTGCCAGAGGGACACTTTCCTGGACACCTTGTGGACGTCAGCGGTACAGGAACACTGTCCCAGAACTACCAATATGAGGTGTGTCTAATGGGAGGTTCCTCTGGTACCAGTGATTTCAAGTTCTTGAAATCGATTTACCCTGAAGTTCATGCTTATAGTTCCCAGGACAATAGTGATGGGAATCCCACATTTTGa
- the Pcdhb16 gene encoding protocadherin beta 16 precursor yields MEASRKLICRQRQVLFFFLLLGFPLTTAGELRRYSVVEEKEGRSFVTNLVKDLGLGQLELSRRGAKVISKGNKLHLQLDQETGDLLLNEKVDREKLCGHTEPCLLSFQVLLDNPLDIFQAELEVTDINDHSPEFLDKEIMLKISESSLPGATFPLKNAQDMDVGQNGIDKYLISSNSYFRVLTRKRSDGKKYPELVLDRALDREEEAELRLTLTAQDGGSLPRSGTTEVHIEVLDINDNAPQFEQLFYKAQIPEDSPIGFLIITVSATDKDIGVNGQISYSLFQVSDDISKTFSIHPLTGEVRLKEHLDFEKTQSYEINIEARDAGTFSGKCTILAQVLDVNDHAPEIILSAFTNSILENLPETMVAVFSVSDLDSGENGKVSCSIQDDLPFFLKPSGENFYTLLSQKPLDRESVAEYNITITVADMGSPILKTQVNLTVQVSDINDNAPIFTQTSYTMFIRENNSPALHIGTISATDSDSGSNAHITYSLLPPHDHQLALASFISINADNGQLFVLRALDYEALQAFEFHVGATDGGSPALSSQALVRMVVLDDNDNAPFVLYPMQNASAPYTELLPRAAEPGYLVTKVVAVDRDSGQNAWLSFQLLKATEPGLFSVWAHNGEVHTSRLLSERDVHKHRLILLVKDNGDPPRSASVTLHVLLVDGFSQPYLPLPEVARDPDHEDSELTLYLVIALASVSSLFLVSVLLFVGVRLCRRAREVSLGGCSVPEGHFPGHLVDVSGTGTLSQSYQYEVCLTGDSGTGEFKYLKPILPNFQDHSFRPEMGENPNSRNDWSFGIQLK; encoded by the coding sequence ATGGAGGCCAGCAGGAAGCTCATTTGCAGACAAAGGCaagtcctttttttctttctcctattaGGCTTCCCTCTAACGACTGCAGGGGAACTGAGGCGCTATTCTGTGGTGGAGGAAAAGGAGGGTAGGTCCTTTGTAACCAATTTAGTAAAAGACCTGGGTCTTGGGCAGCTGGAACTCTCCCGGAGAGGAGCTAAGGTCATTTCTAAAGGTAACAAACTACATTTGCAGCTGGATCAGGAGACAGGGGATTTGCTGTTAAATGAGAAAGTGGACAGGGAAAAACTGTGTGGGCATACAGAGCCATGCTTGCTAAGCTTCCAAGTGTTGCTAGACAACCCCTTGGATATTTTTCAAGCTGAGCTAGAAGTCACAGACATAAATGACCACTCACCAGAATTCCTGGACAAAGAGATCATGCTAAAGATATCAGAAAGCAGTCTTCCTGGAGCTACATTTCCTCTGAAGAATGCTCAGGACATGGATGTAGGCCAAAACGGTATTGACAAGTATCTGATCAGTTCCAATTCCTATTTTCGAGTGCTCACTCGGAAACGAAGCGATGGCAAGAAATACCCTGAACTGGTACTAGACAGAGCACTGGATAGAGAGGAGGAAGCTGAGCTCAGGCTAACCCTCACAGCACAGGATGGTGGCTCTCTGCCTAGGTCTGGAACCACTGAAGTCCACATTGAAGTCCTGGACATCAATGATAACGCTCCTCAATTTGAGCAGCTTTTTTACAAAGCACAGATCCCTGAGGATAGTCCAATAGGCTTTCTGATCATCACTGTCTCTGCTACAGACAAGGACATTGGAGTCAATGGACAGATCTCCTATTCACTTTTCCAGGTTTCAGATGATATTAGCAAAACATTTTCAATCCACCCCTTGACAGGGGAAGTGCGATTGAAAGAACACCTTGATTTTGAAAAGACTCAGTCCTATGAAATCAATATTGAAGCAAGAGACGCTGGGACCTTTTCTGGAAAATGCACGATTCTGGCCCAAGTCTTGGATGTGAATGACCATGCTCCAGAGATTATCCTGTCTGCATTTACCAACTCCATTCTTGAAAACTTACCAGAAACCATGGTGGCAGTTTTTAGCGTTTCTGATCTAGATTCCGGAGAAAATGGGAAAGTAAGTTGTTCCATTCAGGACGATCTACCCTTCTTCCTAAAGCCTTCTGGGGAAAACTTTTATACGCTGTTATCACAAAAACCACTGGACAGAGAGAGTGTAGCAGAATACAACATCACCATCACCGTTGCAGACATGGGGAGTCCCATCCTGAAAACACAAGTCAACTTAACAGTGCAGGTATCTGACATCAACGACAACGCCCCCATCTTCACCCAAACCTCCTATACCATGTTCATCCGTGAGaacaacagccctgccctgcACATAGGCACCATCAGTGCCACAGACTCAGACTCAGGCTCCAATGCTCACATCACTTACTCGCTGCTGCCGCCCCATGACCACCAGCTGGCCCTCGCCTCGTTCATCTCCATCAACGCAGACAATGGGCAGCTGTTCGTGCTCAGGGCACTGGACTATGAGGCCCTGCAGGCCTTTGAATTCCATGTGGGTGCCACAGACGGAGGTTCGCCCGCTCTCAGCAGCCAGGCGCTGGTGCGCATGGTGGTGCTGGACGACAATGACAATGCGCCCTTCGTGCTCTACCCGATGCAGAACGCCTCTGCACCCTACACTGAGCTGCTGCCCAGGGCGGCAGAGCCCGGATACCTGGTCACCAAGGTGGTGGCTGTGGACCGCGACTCTGGACAGAATGCCTGGCTGTCGTTCCAGCTGCTCAAAGCTACGGAGCCCGGGCTGTTCAGTGTGTGGGCACACAATGGAGAGGTACATACCTCCAGGCTGCTGAGCGAGCGCGATGTGCACAAGCACAGGCTGATACTGCTAGTCAAGGACAATGGCGATCCTCCGCGCTCTGCCAGTGTCACACTGCATGTGCTGCTGGTGGATGGCTTCTCTCagccctacctgcctctgccagagGTGGCACGTGATCCTGATCATGAGGACAGTGAGCTCACATTGTACCTGGTCATAGCCTTGGCTTCTGTGTCTTCTCTCTTCCTGGTGTCTGTGCTGCTGTTTGTGGGGGTGAGGCTGTGCAGGAGAGCCAGGGAGGTCTCTCTGGGTGGCTGCTCTGTGCCTGAGGGACACTTTCCTGGCCATCTGGTGGATGTCAGTGGCAcagggaccctgtctcagagcTACCAATATGAGGTGTGTCTTACTGGAGACTCTGGGACTGGTGAGTTCAAATATCTGAAACCAATTTTACCTAATTTTCAAGACCATTCTTTTAGACCAGAAATGGGTGAAAATCCCAACTCTAGGAATGACTGGAGTTTTGGTATTCAGTTAAAATAA